Within the Scleropages formosus chromosome 8, fSclFor1.1, whole genome shotgun sequence genome, the region TGACGGAGCCGACGATGGTGAGCGGAGCGGCGGGCGGTGCTGGTGCGCAGGGCCGGTCTTTCAGCTGCGCGCATTGCACACGAGCGTCGCTTGTCCTACAGCAGTTTACATGtttattgtctccaaagtgCCGCACGTGGCGGAGCGCAGTTAGTATCGTGGCTCAAGCACAGCGGGCCactaggtggcgcagtggttagagcaattGGGAGCGTTTGAGTCCAGTGTCCTGCTGTCGTGTCCCTCGTCAAAGTACTGTACTTACCTTGAGTTTGATATGATGACAGTTACCCTTCTGTACGCATAGATACATCAGTGAATGGAtcaactggtagcgtagcggttagagcgactgcctttggacgcaaaggttgcaggtttgagccttacctctggctgtagtacctttgagcgaggtagccaaattgctccagtaaaattacccagctgtaacctgtaattgtaacctcaacactgtaagttgctttggagaaaagcgtcagctaaatgaataaatgtaaatgtgtacatagCTTCGTGTGAATAGCTCCCATttgaagtgactttggagaaatgcagcattggattaatgtaaacataatgaATGAGCATGTGGCATGTTGGTGTAGGAAAGAGCTGAAGCTGCAGGCACATGTGGACATTTGAGGACAGTGAGTCCCTCTGCTTCCCCGGCCGAAGGGCTGCTCTTTTATTCTCGTCCGTCCATCCCTTACCGCTTTTCCATTTGAAAGTTTATGAagtgttggtttgtttgtttatttaagtTATGCCATTTttctgcaattttaaaaaaatctttaattatAAATTTGCACAGCTATTATTTTGCACACATTCCTAACTGAAATGTCAATATTGCATATTTGAGCCCTTATTAATACTTATGTGAggtttgtgcttttatttattaaatgtgcttttatttgtttgtcttttttttccaagattcTGAATTGGTTCAGTGGAGCTCTGAGCTGGCCTtgcaggagggaggaaggaggccACTGAAGAAGAATCAAGTCCATTTGTCCCCCTTCTCCATCCCTCCATCTCTGCTCCTTCTGCCACCCTCCTTTGCTCGCATCTGGGAGTGAATGGCGCCTGACTTCTAAATGAACACTTTCCTCCCTGAACAGAAATTGGTTTCTTAGCCAGACATTGtgttcttactgtgtttttgtaaCCCATGTGAAGCCAATGAGCAGAAGTCACTTTGTCTCTGGCCGCCACCGCTGCAGTAGTCCTGTACAGCCACGTTAACGGCTGCAGCAGTTAGCCAGAGGTCCGTGAAAACAATCATGAACGGCTCCCTCTTAACACCACCTAGCCCTCAAGCCTCAAACACTTCGCCCCTCCCACCTTCCCCATCTCCTTCTCCGTCTCCCCCTTCACCCTCCCTCCTGCCTCTGTCCAGCCGCCCACCACCCTTGCCCCCTCCACCGCCGCCTCCTCCAGCCCAGTCCTCCTCGCTGTCGGATACCCCGActccatccccatccccatcgcTCAGCTGGACCGACTTCTGTGAGCTGCACGCGCGGGTGGCAGCAGGGGACTTTGCTCGTCATTTCCGGGCGTTCCTCTTAGAGAACCCGCATTACTCTGCGGACTCGGCTGGAGCCTTCTGTCGCCGCTTCACGGATAGgtttgtacgtcactttgagaGTGAGCTGGAGGGCAGAACCACGGTGAAAGAGTCAGCAAGCTGGGTTCCTAATTCGGATGCCACGTCACTCGAAGAGGAGCCCTCTCCCCCATTGGCCTCTGAGACCACCTCCGGCTGCCCAGCTACTTATCTTAGGCCAACGCCAAAACCCCAAGCACTCCGCGGGATGCAGGATACCCGTGGCAGTGAACGGTGTCCGGCATCATTTCAGGACACGTATGCTCACACTCAGATCctccccccttcctcctcctcctcctgctcttcctcaatGGGTGGAAACAATGGTAAAAGGGAGGATTTGGGTATCGTGGCAAGGCCATCTCATGGAAACACAGCAAGGAAttgtgaggaggaggatgaaggcAGCTGGGTTGGGCCAGTtggagaggaagctgaggcGGAGGAGGCGGAGCGAGAGGCTTGTATGGACAATTCCGATGCCTGTTCGATGCTGAAAACCCCGCCCTCCTCAGCATCCTTGACCTCCGCCGCCAAGGGAAACGGTACGTCCGTGGGGAATCAcccaaaaaataaactgaagaagCGCTTTTCTCTGAGGAACGTGGGGCGCAGCGTGCGGGGCATCCTGCACTGGCGCAGCTCCTCCAGCGAATCCCCGCAGAGCTGTAGATCTGCGAACTCAGCGTCACTCAGCTCCAGCTACAGCTACACCATGGGCATGCAGGATGGCAAGAGAAGCTCAGGCTCCCAGCCGCAGACCCCGACCTCGCTGCccgtctccctctccctcccactGCCTCTTCCacactcctcttcctcttcactgccgccttcctcttcaagcagcgccacctccctctccctcttggAAGCGAGGGATCGGCGGAAGAGCAATGGAGAAGGCTTAGTGCtgggagagaaggagaagtgGAGCCATCGCCTGGAAAAGCTGCGCATCTCccgctccccacccccacaactCCCTCTggcctcctccctctcctcatcCGCACTCGCACCCGGTGGCATCATCGGCCCCAGGAAGACGGGCAGGCTAGTCCGGGAGGGAGGCGTGACTGTTAGCTCCTCTTCAGACGAATTCTCTAGTTCGCACGGTTTCTCTGGCTTCTCCTTCGGACTCCACCATCTTCACCATGGCACTGAGAGCAGTGGCATTGCCTCAAACGCGGTCCAGCCAGGGACCGGtctccctccagctgcaggGGCCGCTGTGGGCTGGAGAGGCAGCCGCTGGCAGAAGTGTCGCCTGGTCCTGAGGGCACGGGAAAAGGAGGGAGGCGAGAGAGGGGAGGAGTACTTCTTGGAGTTTTTTATCCCTCCGAAGGCAAGTTCTTTGAGAAAGTGCTTGAAGGTTTAATCTTAAAGTGTTTTGTTAGTCATAGTAcgctttgttttttcaaaaaaacaaaaagtgtccTTTCGTTTCTGATAATTACATTCTCATAGTTATACTCGCAAACAGTCTCTTCCTCTTTTCCAAGTCTTGTTGCCGTGATGTTTGGCTTGCGAAATATAACATTCTTTCATACTAAAATAACATGCCACCCCTTCTAGGCCTCCAAGCCCCGGCTCACTGTCTCCTGCTGCTCCATCCTGGATGTGAGGAGCACCACGGCCCTGGAGGTGCCGGACAAGGAGAACACCTTCCTGCTGCAGGTGCCCCACGCCTGTGTTCTGTGGTGGCCGGTCGTCACTCGTGCTCAGTGGGGCACGTTAGCAGTAACTGCCAGTTGTATGCCTGCAGGTGGAAGGGCCAGTGCAGTACGTGGTGGAAACAAGAGACGCGGTGCAGTTGAAGGTCTGGCTGAGCGATATCAGGAACGCCATTTGTTTGAGGTGAGCTCTGGATGACGACCAGGGGAAATGTGAGGGGGGAGGTGGGACAACAAAGCAGTTCCTTCCCCTTCCCAGTCATTGCAAGTTTGCAGACAGCAAACCCACACCTTTACAACAATCATAGTAAAATAAGTACATGCTTCTCGAGCCGTGGTTATGGGAAGGGGTCCTCTTCAGGCCCGGGTTTTCCCTTCCTCTTAATTCTTAAGCTCCTGAGTGAAACAGTGTGTCGTCTCTTGGTCACAGCGAGAACGAGGACATGGAGGGTATGTGCGCGGGCGGTCAGACGGAAATCAGTGGGACTCCGGAGTTCAGCGACCGCCTCTCTCAGGGTCAGTGGTGAGAATGGGTGTGGTGTCTGTGGTCtctgtgagtgtttgtgtgtgtgtatcagtgagaTCCCATTAAGATGATGAAACTCTTTTTAATCTGCCTACTAACATTAATGATGACTCCTCTGTTTTACGTTTCAGCATTCTTAATTTCTGtcattgttgtgtgtgtgtgtgtgtatgaacatCTTTACCGGAGAACTGAAATGCAGAGTAAAATAATTACGTTACTTTATACCTTAGTGGAGCTGTTGTTTGTCATCACTCTTTGGAAGTATATAGTTTGGAACATGTAATCTGCTTGTCATAGTGTGTTATGGGGGTGTCAGTGGTTCCTCCCCGATACTGGAACCCCTCCCACCTGAACTGCCCCCACGTGCCCCTTTTGACGAACCTGACGGTCGGCTCCTGGGCGGGGGCGGAGCGAGCCTGGGCACTCCTTTTGCTGAGACGCCAGATGCCACAGGTGACGAAAACAAGCAAAGAATATTATTTCACATTAGTGATGCTGTCGGACTGTTAGGAAAGCCTTTTTCTCGTTTTGTCTCCACTCTGTaagttttcttattattattacagttattattatagTAACACAGAGGTGTTAtagataaacaaaaacaaaccagcATCAACTTTGGCCAAATGTGACCTGGAGCACTGCTCAGTGTTGTACTAAGTGTAGCCGATGGCCACCCCTAGGCTCCTTTCTCTTCTCCGACGGACCAGCACCGATATCGGAGGCGACGGAGCACCCACTAAACGAGTGCCAGTGGTTCCATGGCACCCTGTCACGGTTGAAGGCAGCCCAGCTGGTCCTGGCGGGAGGCCCCGCTAGCCACGGTGTGTTCCTGGTCCGGCAAAGCGAGACCCGCAGGGGCGAGTACGTCCTCACCTTCAACTTCCAGGGCAAGGCCAAGGTAAGCCGGAGATACGAAGACCCCCAGGAGCTGCTGTCTGATAAATGTTGGCACGCTTGCATGCTCTGCCTTGTGGGTAACATGGGCCTCCCCCTCAGCACCTGCGTCTGTCCCTGAACGAGGATGGCCAGTGTCGAGTTCAGCATCTTTGGTTCCAGTCCATCTTCGACATGTTAGAGCACTTCAGGGTCCACCCCATACCGCTGGAGTCGGGTGGGGCCTCTGACGTCACCCTCATCAGTTTTGTGGGGGCCACGGCAGTCCGGCAACCAGGTAACGAGGCCATTGTAATCAGCTGCTCTTCCCAGTTGTCCTTTTGCACACCACGATCAGTTACAGGGTAGAATAACACAGTACGCAATAGAGATAGTTGTGTTTGGGTTGAATGACCAGAGCAGAAGAACCCTGGTTTAGGTTTGCAGGAGCGTTATGAACTGTGCAAGAAAACAGTTGGAGCATGACTGCCATTACTGCCATTCCATGTAATGTTCAGGTCACATGGCCATGTACCTTTTTTCTGGCGGTTAAATTTGTTAATGTTGCTTGCAGAAATGCTGTGATAACTATGGAGTTCCATCATGCGTTGTACTGTTTGattcccccccttccccgccTCATTCCATCACCTGCCTTCCAGGTTTTTGTCCAGTGCACGTGTATCATTTTCTGTGAGAATTCCCGTCCTCTGACCTGGGTCCATTTTTCCACTTGCCGCTTAAACGAGTTGTATGTAGACATGCCGTACATGGCCACTCCTTCACCTAACATGAACCAGACCCAGTGGACCCCCTTTCTCAGTGTCAGTCAATATGATGAGCATGGCTTCTTCATTTGGCTGCTCTACACTTGACGCAAGCTGCCCTTTCCTGCTGGTCGGTGCCTCTTGCTGTCAGAAATGCGTCCATCCTCCCCTTCCCTTGGGCGCCTTAGTGCCTGCAGCAGCAGATAACAGCTGGTGACCCCCTCCTTGCACCTCAGCCGCCCCTCCATGCGTTTCAGAGCTCTGATTGGCtgtctttgttgttgtttgtccTTGGGTCATCTTCGCAGGCCGGGACAGGGCAGGCAGCCGGCCCACAGTCTGTGATGTCATCACCCCGCGCCTCCCTGACTCTCCATCAACCCCCATCTCTGACTGTGTGTAAGTGAGACCAGACACAACAGAGGACGAGCAAGCCAGAGTACAGGGCTATAGGGTGAGGCAGGGGTGCGAGGTGGAACCGATAGGAATTGGAAAATGAGGAAGAATTCCACAAGAGTGAGAACCAGGGAGGAAATGCAGGATGTTGAGGAGGTAAGGAGCAGGattggtggggggtggggacaaAGAATGGGGAGAGGAGGCAGGTCAGAGTGTGAGGGACAGAACTGGTCCAGCTCAAGGGTAAACGGTGGTGTAATGGCTGAGGGCTGAATGGCTAGGCAGCAGAAGAGATAGCAGGAGcaggcgagagagagagaggagaggaaggagaggagtggTGTGATCATTCACCATAATGTATGAGTGGAGATGGAGAGATAGACCATTAACTCACCATAGTGCTCTGATGTGTCCCTGTTCTCTGTTCCATCCGTCTGCACCAAGTCTGCAGGTTTATTTACACTTTGTGCTGAACCGCATCACCATGATGTCCTCTACAGAGGACAAGTCACTATGATTCTCTGTTAAGCCACCACACACATGTAAAACCCATGGCTGCTGTAAGTAAAGAGGGCAGCTGTTAGCATGCACACAGGTAGGTCTTATTTCCATGAAAAGGAGAGCAGCCACACCATAGGATCGCTTCCTCCAACCTCCACGTCGCCTGAACGGGACTGAAGATCCTTGCTCATAAACATTTCACCTGCTCGTTGCATAACTGGCAGCCAAATTATAGGATGATTACGAGATGTTTGACAAGGTGGCAATCAGAGTATTGTGCCCAGTATATACTGCTTTTTGTATGTCTTTGGGGTGAAAGTCTCCCACCAAGAACATGTATATCTCCTCACCTCACTATCCAGTCCTGCATGTCTTAGAAAAGCAGGGTTTCTCGTCTTGGATCATATCAGTGTGTAGCTTAGGATGCTAAAACCAAGCCATGAAATTCATTGTCACTGTCTTCTTGTCACGATTCCCATGTCCCACTCTATGGACTCCTGTATCTCTTTAGTCTATCTGTCTGTAtgtcttctctctttttctgtctctgtctcagCCTGTCTCCCCCCCACTGCATCCTTCACATTGTTTTTATCActgtccctctctctttccCCGCACAGACTTGACCAGCAGACCCCGTAGCCCCCCTCAaccacccccaccacctctACCACCTGGGCGACCACCACCTCCTACCCCTCCCCAAGACCGGGCTGATGAGGCGGAGGCTGGTGGAGGGAGTGTGGTGGgggctggagcaggagcagaggACTGCGAGGATCGGGACATGTCCCTGCGGCAGCTGGAgggggcagagggggaggagcGGGAGGGTGGTCGAGCAAGAGCCATCGACAACCAGTACTCCTTCTTCTGATGATTTGTGGAGAGGGTGgttgggtggtgggggggggaaggagggtGGGTGGCCCAGGATGGGAGAGTCATCAAGAGCCATTGAcaaccagtatttttttttttttttgtaaaagattGAGGGAGTTAAGGAAATACTAACactattaaaaatgtgtgtccTAAGTGATGCATTGAGCTTGAGGAGGAAACGGGAGAGAGAGCGAAACAGGCAGAGAGAGTAAGGTGCAGGAGAAAGGCAAGGTacgaaaaaggggggggggggggggggggtgtgactGAAGACAAGTCGCACTTCCCTGGGGAACTGGAGAGACAAGTTGCTTCACTACAGCATGACACTTCAGGTTCATGAGGAAGGTGTACACACTACCCCAGAGCAGACAGGTCAATAAGAACACTATTtctacaggtgtgtgtgcgagtgtgtccATTCATGTGTTCATAAGCATGCACATGCATTAACAGTGCAGCACATGATGAGTTTGGAAAGAGGAACTCTAAAACTAGGGGAACAGGACACCTTTacatctctctgtctctctcgctctgtgtaGTTTGTAGATGAGGAGAGAGGAGGACTTGAGGGAGAGAGAATGTCTTTCTTGTCAAGACagacaattaataataataataataataataataatgtcccaataatagtatttttttttctaaaaggcCTTTATGTTGTTTACAGTTTGTATAATCCTCGTTTTCCTGCTCTCAAGTTGTTTTGCCTGTgccttttatattatttaaccTCACTTAATATGTCTTCATCATTCTGTTTGTCTACCAAGGTATTTTgcataatttgtgcattttgttaACCTTTCTGCTTGTGCCTTTTTGTCCCCCAGCTCTGTGccaatcattttcattttgtgccCTTTGGTGCAgcctgcttctgtgtgtgtttctcacactGAGATCTCTCTgtgcctttctctctctctctctctctctctctctctctctctctctctctctctctctctctctctcctttctcctctctgtGTTGGGACCGTGCGTTGAGGTGGACACTGTCATCCACCCGTGTGTGATTAGAGCTTCAGGTACTACATTGACTATTAATTATAttgataatataatataattatactgAACCAGTCTGcctgtgtgctgtgtttccTCACTCCGTGTGTGCGGAGATGAGGGGATCATTATGGCCTGGGAGGGTCATTCCTCTCTTCCCCGTGCACGTGCAGGCCGCATGTCAGCGCAGAAAGTGGGGAAATGGAAGCGGGGTTGTGGATTACCATACAGTGAACAGATACTCCTGCAGCGGACAATTCTTCGCAGTGCCCCTCGAAAAAGGCGGGAACCGGTGCTAAATGCTCAGGAATTCTGCAGTTTCCCGCTTGAATGTCGCTAATGACGACACGACACCCAGGAATGGGCGCGAGCCCACTCGCTGTACGTGCTGGAGAGAGCGCACGCGGGCGCGCGCACTGTGCGTACGTGCACGCCCCCTCTCGCCTCGCAGTCCGTCGCGTGTCGCGTAGCTGAAGAGCGGGTCTCCAAAGTTGGTGGCGGCAGTTTCCTTCgcggggagggtggggggggaagatatattttttattactgaacTCACTATTCACGCTTTCACCTGGAATCATACATTTTATACGGGCCGCCTGAGGTGAGGCGACAGTTCCAGGTGCAGAAGAATAAACTACCTGACTGACGGACGTACGGAGTCACAGCGCTAGTCTGTTAGCAACCCGGCATGTCATTCAAACAAGCCAACCTGCCTCGCGCCACTACTGCTTTTATAGTTTTTGCACACCACTAACTTGTGATATTAATCTAAGTTAAAGTTTGAGGTAACTTCTTACTTTCTTTGAGAGCGTTCTGCATTAAACTTCAAAGGGAGTTTAACAGCTAAGTGAGGAGTAGGGAATCGTTCCGGGAGACCTGCCAGCCTGGCTGAAGGACTTCAGCGTGTCACTTCGGCGAAAAGGAGGTGAATGAACCGGCTGATGTTGAAGCAGCACCAGCCCAGCTCCAGCGGCAGGAAAGCTCTGAATGGGACTTCAGGCCCTGCAGTAATGTCTTCCATGGGCACCGGTACTAACGCCAGCAGAGTGACAGCAGGAAGGTAAGAGACCGCCGGTGTCGACTATCAGGAAAGCCCGGTGCTCTCTGAGGCTGGGCAGAGGCCTACCGGCCCGAGCCGGTAATGTAAGTGGGTGTGTCATGGAGGCGGGGCGTGGTTTTCTTGTTTGACGAATTGGAACAGTATCTTCTATGACGACCGGACATTCTAAGCCAATCCGATTCCTGAAACGTAGTGGCGTAACAGTGGTGAAACTGCATGATAACCTCGGTGCGCGAGAGCCGTTTTGATTGAAAGCTTCTACAAGCCAATAAGAAGAGAAGTTAATATAAGTAACAGAAATTTTGTCCAGTAGGATTTTTGGAGGAGGGTCTTGAATGGATTACCAcggtttttttgttgttgtttttcgaACCCTCTGAAAGAATCGTGTTTTTGTGGCTGAAATGTTGTATGGCTAGTGAGCGACACGTAGAACGAGAGGGATGCAAACACCAAATAAGTATTTAACTTTTGTGTCTTCTCGTGCTTCTGGAATATCTTTCTGGTTGCCTTGCGTTTCTGTTGCTACTTATTTCTTGGTGCTGAGCTGCGCTGTGCTCGGACGGATGCTCGAATCCTGACTTGCATCTCAAAGGGAGTCTTGAAAGGCACAGTTGAAATTCTAGTGGTCAGTCTTTGTCGAAGATGCCCGAAGGCTTGCTTTAGCTCCACGGTGTTTCACACAGTGCCCATCCATTGCGACTATTAATAATGGatttaacagtgtaagtaaAAATTATGTGATCATGTTTGGAGTGAGGTTTTAAGTGATGACAGCGGGTTGAGAGTAATCGCCGCGGGACCCATCGTAGctgaccttctgcttgtggtaATGGAAAGCAGTTTTGGTTCTGGTTTGTTGCATTGGATTAGTTTTTCCACTTGTGGTTATTGTTCTCCATAAAGCTtcagtctaaaaaaaaaaaaaaaaaaaaaaaaaaacttgattatATAACATTGACTTTGGTGTGTGGTCTCCTTTTTGTGTGACAGTGTAACCCATTGTTGTGTGTACACCTAAGTGATTCAGTTCTTTGCTTCAgtcgtgattttttttattaatttcaggaGCCGAAACTCAGTGAAACCGCCCTCCCAGGTGTCTCCGGTAAGTCACTGCTGGCCCTTCTGTTATTCGGTGTCATACAGTGCACTCTCTGGGGCAGTAAGAGGGAAAAGTCCTTTACcaagaaaggtacttaacctaagctcattcaataaaatatatattcagcCACTCAATGTGAGTTTGAAATGGTTGGGGCTTTTCAGATGAAAAGATTGCATTAGAAGTTTACAGCAGTACATACGACACATGACGGCAAGTCCTCCAGTCTTTTCAAGAGAATTTGCTCATACTAGCTTCAAAACGGAACATGTCACTTTGATGTGATGTAGTGGTGAAGGACATGTTTAGttattcctcccccccccccccccaccatttcCCTTGAAAAAGGCAGGTTGTATGACTTGAAGTACCCTTTAGTTACAATgttgtataaatacatttaacatctattgattaaataaatgaataaatttaaatgtaattccaTGCTCATGCTGTGTGACAAAAATCAGTGTGAGTCCACAGACTACAGGTGCTGATCAGGGCTTGTCAAAGTGTTGGACAAAGACTGAAGTTTTGTACTGCAGTGAAGGCAAACATACTTAGAGTGTTCCAGATGGGTGCTTTTATTGTTGGTAATTAAAACCGCCAGGCTGATAACTAAGGCAACACAGTCTGTCATTTGTACCCCTAGAGTGTGTCAGCAAGCATTTGCCAGCTTGTATGCTCACTTATGTGTGGCGAATGTTCCAACTGAACAGTGACGTTTCCTGATGACTCGGCAGGTGTTTGATGGAGTCTACAACAACGCCAGGATGCTGCACTTCCTCACAGCTGTTGTGGTGAGTGACTTGTCACTCTTGTACCGTAGCCATACCATTCTCAAACCGTGACAGTTGGtttgaatgtgtgaaatgaagAATGGGTTGACAGGAGTCAAACACAATTATCCTCTGTGTAGTAGCTCCACATGTAGTGTATATGCATAAAGTCCCG harbors:
- the sh2b1 gene encoding SH2B adapter protein 1 isoform X1, which produces MNGSLLTPPSPQASNTSPLPPSPSPSPSPPSPSLLPLSSRPPPLPPPPPPPPAQSSSLSDTPTPSPSPSLSWTDFCELHARVAAGDFARHFRAFLLENPHYSADSAGAFCRRFTDRFVRHFESELEGRTTVKESASWVPNSDATSLEEEPSPPLASETTSGCPATYLRPTPKPQALRGMQDTRGSERCPASFQDTYAHTQILPPSSSSSCSSSMGGNNGKREDLGIVARPSHGNTARNCEEEDEGSWVGPVGEEAEAEEAEREACMDNSDACSMLKTPPSSASLTSAAKGNGTSVGNHPKNKLKKRFSLRNVGRSVRGILHWRSSSSESPQSCRSANSASLSSSYSYTMGMQDGKRSSGSQPQTPTSLPVSLSLPLPLPHSSSSSLPPSSSSSATSLSLLEARDRRKSNGEGLVLGEKEKWSHRLEKLRISRSPPPQLPLASSLSSSALAPGGIIGPRKTGRLVREGGVTVSSSSDEFSSSHGFSGFSFGLHHLHHGTESSGIASNAVQPGTGLPPAAGAAVGWRGSRWQKCRLVLRAREKEGGERGEEYFLEFFIPPKASKPRLTVSCCSILDVRSTTALEVPDKENTFLLQVEGPVQYVVETRDAVQLKVWLSDIRNAICLSENEDMEGMCAGGQTEISGTPEFSDRLSQVCYGGVSGSSPILEPLPPELPPRAPFDEPDGRLLGGGGASLGTPFAETPDATGSFLFSDGPAPISEATEHPLNECQWFHGTLSRLKAAQLVLAGGPASHGVFLVRQSETRRGEYVLTFNFQGKAKHLRLSLNEDGQCRVQHLWFQSIFDMLEHFRVHPIPLESGGASDVTLISFVGATAVRQPDLTSRPRSPPQPPPPPLPPGRPPPPTPPQDRADEAEAGGGSVVGAGAGAEDCEDRDMSLRQLEGAEGEEREGGRARAIDNQYSFF
- the sh2b1 gene encoding SH2B adapter protein 1 isoform X2; protein product: MNGSLLTPPSPQASNTSPLPPSPSPSPSPPSPSLLPLSSRPPPLPPPPPPPPAQSSSLSDTPTPSPSPSLSWTDFCELHARVAAGDFARHFRAFLLENPHYSADSAGAFCRRFTDRFVRHFESELEGRTTVKESASWVPNSDATSLEEEPSPPLASETTSGCPATYLRPTPKPQALRGMQDTRGSERCPASFQDTYAHTQILPPSSSSSCSSSMGGNNGKREDLGIVARPSHGNTARNCEEEDEGSWVGPVGEEAEAEEAEREACMDNSDACSMLKTPPSSASLTSAAKGNGTSVGNHPKNKLKKRFSLRNVGRSVRGILHWRSSSSESPQSCRSANSASLSSSYSYTMGMQDGKRSSGSQPQTPTSLPVSLSLPLPLPHSSSSSLPPSSSSSATSLSLLEARDRRKSNGEGLVLGEKEKWSHRLEKLRISRSPPPQLPLASSLSSSALAPGGIIGPRKTGRLVREGGVTVSSSSDEFSSSHGFSGFSFGLHHLHHGTESSGIASNAVQPGTGLPPAAGAAVGWRGSRWQKCRLVLRAREKEGGERGEEYFLEFFIPPKASKPRLTVSCCSILDVRSTTALEVPDKENTFLLQVEGPVQYVVETRDAVQLKVWLSDIRNAICLSENEDMEGMCAGGQTEISGTPEFSDRLSQVCYGGVSGSSPILEPLPPELPPRAPFDEPDGRLLGGGGASLGTPFAETPDATGSFLFSDGPAPISEATEHPLNECQWFHGTLSRLKAAQLVLAGGPASHGVFLVRQSETRRGEYVLTFNFQGKAKHLRLSLNEDGQCRVQHLWFQSIFDMLEHFRVHPIPLESGGASDVTLISFVGATAVRQPGRDRAGSRPTVCDVITPRLPDSPSTPISDCVLDQQTP